The proteins below are encoded in one region of Neisseriales bacterium:
- the coq7 gene encoding 2-polyprenyl-3-methyl-6-methoxy-1,4-benzoquinone monooxygenase: MLDRLIIELDKALRTIFSPAISVRPHPDANLPEAALDKMDKQHAIGLMRINHCGEVCAQALYQGQALTAHRKNTKKELQNASDEETEHLAWTAQRIHELGGKTSLFNPIWYIGSFAIGVTAGLLGDRQSLGFLEETENQVCAHLTSHLTKLPKQDVKSRTIIKKMIQDEKRHALLANRLGAAPLPKMAKFAMKKMAQIMTRSSYYF, from the coding sequence ATGTTAGATCGTTTGATTATTGAATTAGATAAAGCATTACGTACCATTTTTTCGCCAGCGATAAGCGTCCGTCCACATCCTGATGCGAATTTACCTGAAGCAGCTCTTGATAAAATGGATAAACAGCATGCCATCGGACTGATGCGTATCAACCATTGTGGAGAAGTCTGTGCTCAAGCGCTTTATCAAGGGCAAGCACTCACAGCACATCGAAAGAATACTAAAAAAGAGTTACAAAATGCTTCTGATGAAGAAACAGAACATCTTGCTTGGACAGCACAACGCATTCATGAGTTAGGCGGTAAAACCAGTCTATTCAACCCAATATGGTATATAGGATCTTTTGCTATCGGTGTCACGGCAGGATTATTGGGAGATCGACAAAGTTTGGGTTTTTTGGAAGAAACAGAAAATCAAGTCTGCGCACATCTCACCAGCCATTTGACAAAATTACCAAAGCAGGATGTAAAAAGCCGCACAATCATTAAAAAGATGATACAGGACGAAAAACGCCATGCTTTACTTGCCAACCGCTTAGGAGCAGCACCCTTACCGAAAATGGCTAAATTTGCTATGAAAAAAATGGCACAAATCATGACGCGCAGTAGTTACTATTTTTAG
- a CDS encoding 1-acyl-sn-glycerol-3-phosphate acyltransferase: MKTIYSSVHLLVRNLVYWVFIVITTILASTILFILWPLPDYKRHCLGIFWPDALRWALHHIIGLKYHVIYEGGVLQTPAIICAKHQSGWETIALQGIFPPQVFVTKKELLFLPFFGWGLALMNAIGIERADPTQAFRQMIRQGQKRIRQGFWIVIFPEGTRIKPGQKGTYKIGAVLLAKQLQVPIVPVAHNAGEFWPKKSFLKYPGDVTVIVGSPIRTDIDKSNVILKQLETWIENHQRQIGGEGPYADPKERMIWLSRHKKKI; this comes from the coding sequence GAAAACCATTTATAGTAGCGTTCATTTATTGGTACGCAATCTAGTTTATTGGGTGTTTATCGTGATCACGACGATTTTAGCAAGCACCATATTGTTTATTCTTTGGCCGCTACCGGATTATAAGCGACACTGCCTTGGTATATTTTGGCCTGATGCTTTACGCTGGGCTTTACACCATATTATTGGTTTGAAATATCACGTTATTTACGAAGGAGGTGTATTACAGACGCCTGCTATTATTTGTGCCAAACATCAATCGGGCTGGGAAACCATCGCACTACAAGGTATTTTTCCACCACAAGTATTTGTTACAAAAAAAGAGCTTTTATTTTTACCTTTTTTTGGTTGGGGATTAGCTTTGATGAATGCTATTGGTATTGAGCGTGCTGATCCTACCCAAGCTTTTCGACAGATGATCCGACAGGGTCAAAAACGTATTCGGCAGGGTTTTTGGATTGTTATTTTTCCAGAAGGTACACGAATTAAACCAGGACAAAAAGGCACCTATAAGATTGGTGCAGTATTACTTGCAAAACAACTGCAAGTACCTATTGTGCCTGTTGCACATAATGCTGGAGAATTTTGGCCCAAAAAGTCTTTCCTCAAATATCCTGGTGACGTAACAGTTATAGTTGGGTCACCCATTCGAACGGATATAGATAAATCAAATGTTATTCTTAAGCAACTAGAAACCTGGATAGAAAATCATCAGCGTCAAATTGGTGGAGAAGGCCCTTATGCTGACCCGAAAGAAAGGATGATCTGGCTAAGTCGCCATAAGAAGAAAATATAA